The segment CCCTACTTCTTCTCTTTATCTTAAATCGAGTGAGTGGCAATGGGAACCCTCCTTCTAAAGATATTGAAATCGCTGCAGGGCTGATATATAAGTAGTCGAACTGGAGAATTCTCTTTCATGGCTGATTATGAAATCCATGAGCACGATGTACTCATCATTGGAGCCGGAGGCGCCGGCCTGCGCGCTGCCATTGCTGTAGCAGAGACGAATCCAAAGCTAAGGATCTCCGTCCTTTCCAAAGTCTATCCGATGCGTAGCCACACGGTATCTGCCGAAGGGGGCGCGGCAGCAGCCATTAAATCCAATGACAGCCTTGATCATCACGCATACGACACAATCTCAGGTGGTGATTGGCTTTGCGACCAGGATGCCGTTGAAGCATTTGTAAAAGAAGCACCACCGGAAATGATCCAACTGGAACATTGGGGGTGTCCCTGGAGCAGGCAAGCGGACGGGGCTGTGGCCGTTCGTCCTTTCGGGGGAATGAAGATAGAACGTACGTGGTTTGCGGCTGATAAAACGGGCTTCCACATGCTGCATGCTTTGTTCCAAACGAGTCTCAAATATGATCAGATCCGGAGGTACGATGAATTTTTCGTTACAAAAATCCTGGTGGATGATGGGCGTTGTCAGGGGGCAGTCGCCATCGAACTGGCGACGGGAAAAATGTTTACTCTCACTGCAAAGGCTGTCATCATTTGCACCGGTGGATGTGGAAGAGTGTTTCCGTTTACAACGAATGCCAATATCAAGAATGGTGACGGCATGGCACTGTCTTATCGCGCGGGTGTCCCGCTGAAAGATATGGAGTTTGTGCAATACCATCCGACCGGCCTTCCGTTTACAGGAATTCTGATCACCGAAGCCGCTCGATCTGAAGGCGGTTATCTCTTAAACAAGGATGGCTACCGGTACTTGCAAGATTACAATCTCGGAACACCCCAACCCAAACCGGTGTTGCGCACCATGGAGTTAGGACCTCGCGACCGGTTGTCTCAGGCCTTTGTGAAGGAGCAGGAGAAAGGCCGCACGCTCAAAGGACCATACGGCGATTACATTCACCTGGATATCCGCCATTTGGGTGAAAAGGTGATCAACTCCAAACTTCCTTTTGTTCGTGAGCTCTGCTTGAAATATGAAAATATCGATCCCATAAAAGAGATGATTCCAGTGCGCCCCGTCGTTCATTACATGATGGGTGGAGTTCACACCGACATTCAGGGCGCTACACCGCTGAAGGGCTTGTATGCTGCAGGAGAGGTAGCTTGCGTGAGTATCAACGGTGCGAATCGTCTGGGTTCGAATTCCTTGACAGAACTCCTGGTTTTCGGCGCCCGGGCCGGAACAGCTGCGGCACAATTTGCATCAAGCGTGAACGGCCGCAGTAAAGTTGCCGAAGCTTTAACAGCCGACGAACTCAGCCGGCTTGAGAATAGCTTTCTAAGAAAAACTGGCGGAAAAGAGCGCATTGCTGTAATCAGAAAAGAGATGCATCAGACGATGGAGGAAGGAGCCGGCATCTATCGTAATGAAGCTTCCTTAAGGAAATCCGAAGGAATCCTCAGAAATCTCCAGGAAAGATTTTCCAACATTTCGCTTGATGACACCAGCTATACTTTCAACACCGAGTTGATCGCCGCAATCGA is part of the bacterium genome and harbors:
- the frdA gene encoding fumarate reductase (quinol) flavoprotein subunit, giving the protein MADYEIHEHDVLIIGAGGAGLRAAIAVAETNPKLRISVLSKVYPMRSHTVSAEGGAAAAIKSNDSLDHHAYDTISGGDWLCDQDAVEAFVKEAPPEMIQLEHWGCPWSRQADGAVAVRPFGGMKIERTWFAADKTGFHMLHALFQTSLKYDQIRRYDEFFVTKILVDDGRCQGAVAIELATGKMFTLTAKAVIICTGGCGRVFPFTTNANIKNGDGMALSYRAGVPLKDMEFVQYHPTGLPFTGILITEAARSEGGYLLNKDGYRYLQDYNLGTPQPKPVLRTMELGPRDRLSQAFVKEQEKGRTLKGPYGDYIHLDIRHLGEKVINSKLPFVRELCLKYENIDPIKEMIPVRPVVHYMMGGVHTDIQGATPLKGLYAAGEVACVSINGANRLGSNSLTELLVFGARAGTAAAQFASSVNGRSKVAEALTADELSRLENSFLRKTGGKERIAVIRKEMHQTMEEGAGIYRNEASLRKSEGILRNLQERFSNISLDDTSYTFNTELIAAIELSYMLDIAETIIQSALKRTESRGSHQRTDYPNRDDQNFLAHSLAYKEEKGLPRIEYHPVSITRWPPGERVYG